Part of the Paludisphaera borealis genome, CAGTCCTAGGGCCAGCAGGGCGAGCCACGGTAGTTTTCTCAACATCGGACGCTCCACGATACACTCCCGACTGACTTCGGCGCTCATACGACCTTCGAGCCCAGAGACTCCGCCTCGGGAACGGGGCCGCCAACCACCTTTACTGTTCGTCGCGCCACCGGCTCCCCCTTCAGGATGTTTACCTAAATATCCTAGTGGTCCAGGCTCCCCAGGCCGCACTTCCCTCCCAGATGTTACGTCAGTTACTTATCCCGCCTGCATTTTCAGTAAACGTCATGCAATCGATCGTATCGGCAGAGTCGAGTCAGCCCGCAAGATCGGCCTCGTCGGCGCATGCGGTTCGAGAGCAAGGGGGCCGAGAGGGTCCTCCGAAGTACAAGCCCGACGCGCCAGCGAGGGGATCGCCTCGGCGAAATTGAAAATCATCCCTCGCTGGCGCTTCGGGCTGCTCTAAAAACACCGGTCTGTGGTTTGCCGTAGGGGCGCCCCTTGTGGGTGCCCGATCGCCGAGCGTGAGCGGTCGGCGTGAAACGAACCGGGCACCCACAAGGGGCGCCCCTACCGGACCCGGCCGACCGCGATCCCCATTTTCATGAGGCCGGGTGTCCCAGCAGCGTCATGAGGGTTTGTATTCGGACGCCGCTGGCCGCTAGCCCTTTATCATGAGGTTGGGGGGCCCGACGGCGTCCTGGTGGTTTGTATCCGGGGGATTCAGGTGCAGGGGCACTAGGCATCTGGGTTGTCCTGAAGTAAGTTGATGGCTGGAAACGGGTCGTTTTCTCTGGTTTTTGCGTCGAGGCCGAGGTCCATGAGCGAGTCGCCGCCTATCGTCGTGCCCCGGGGCTTTCGTGCGTCGGCGGTCAAGGCGGGCGTCAAGCCTTCGGGAGGGTTGGACCTCGCGTTCCTCGCGGCCGACGGCCCTTGCGCGGCGGCCGGCACGTTCACGACCAATCGCGTGTGCGCCGCGCCGGTTCGCTGGTGCCGCGAGAACCTACCGGCCGACGACGTCCGGGCGATCGTGGTCAACGCGGGGAACGCAAACGCGGCCACGGGCGCCCAGGGCGAGGCGAGCGTCCGCCAGACGGCCGAGCGGGCGGCCGCCTTGCTCGGTTGCGAGGCCCGGCAGGTCCTGATCGCGTCGACCGGCGTGATCGGCCATCAGCTTCCGATGGACCGGATCGAAGCCGGCCTGGTCGCCGCCGCGCCGGGGTTGTCGGCCGATCCCGAGAGCTTCCGGACCGCCGCCCAGGCAATCCTTACAACCGACACCCGCACGAAAATCGTCTCGCTCCAACACGGCGAGGGGGCGGGGGCGTACTCGTTGCTGGGCATCGCCAAGGGAGCCGCGATGATCGGCCCCCGGATGGCGACCATGCTGGCCTTCTTGCTGACCGACGCCCCCGTCTGGCCCAACGACCTCCAGCCGATCCTCTCCGAAGCCGTCGAGGAGAGCTTCAACTGCGTCTCGGTCGAAGGCCACACCAGCACCAACGACACGGTGCTGTTGCTCGCGAGTGGAGCCGCCTCGAACGACATCCTTCGGGGCGACGACCTCAAGCCGTTCGCCGACATGGTCCGCTCGGCTTGCCGGACCCTCGCCCAGGAGATGGCCGACGACGGCGAGGGGGCGACCCACTTCATCACGATCGACGTCGAGGGAGCCGCCGACCGCGACGAGGCCCGGAACCTCGCCCGGGCCGTGGCCGACAGTCCGCTCGTGAAGACCGCCATCCACGGCGCCGACCCCAACTGGGGACGGATCGTTTCGGCCGCGGGCTACGCGGGGGTCCCCTTCGAGGAGACCGAGCTTTCCCTCTGGATCAACGGCGTCTCGGTCTACGCTCTGGGAACGCCGACGGCCTTCGACGCCTCGGCCCTCTCCGCCGACATCCGGGCCAACCGCGACGTCCACCTCCGCCTGCTTTTCTCCCGGGGCGACGCCTCGATCCGGTTCTGGACCTGCGACCTGACCGCCGAATACATCCGCCTCAACGCCGAGTACACCACCTGAGCGACCCCGGCCGATTGGGTCCGTTCGTCCTGTTTTCGAGCCCAAACGTCTCCCGGCATGTCGTCCGTCCTGGTCGCTTCCACGTCCAGCCGAGCGAGCCGGGCGGATTGGCTTCGTTCGCGCCGAAACGACACGGTCAACCTGATGTCCACTCTCGCCGCCAGGTGGTGGCGTGGGGTGGCGAATTGGCTTCGTTCGTCGTCGGCCATTGAGTTGCCGATTCGACGCAACGTCAGGTCTGTTCGTCGCTTATGTTGGGACGTCGGATTGGCTTCGATCGGCTGGAAACGACTGTGGATTCGGGCTGTCGAGATCGCTCGTCGCAGTCCTGAGCGGTGCCGAGCGAACCGGGCGGATTGGCTTCGATCTCGCCGATTTGCAGATGAGGGGTGGGCGATCCCCGGGGCACGGGACGAGTCGCGACGGTTCCCTTTCGAGCCATCGAAATACGAGCCCGAAGTGCTAGCGAGTGAATTCCGTGTCCGCCGTCGTGATGATTCACGCGCTGGCGCTTCAGGCTCGTAATCGGTTCCAGAGAATCGCGAATTGTTGATCTGAAAATGGCCTCGCGAAGGCCTGCCCCGATACAAGCTCGACGCGCCAGCGAGTGGATGGATTCGACCCGCCGATGGGAAATTCACTCGCTGACGCTTCGAGCTTGTATTCGGACCGAGTGGAATGGAAGCCCGAAGCGCCAGCGAGTGGATGGATTCGACCCGCCGATGGGAAATTCACTCGCTGACGCTTCGAGCTTGTATTCGGACCGAGTGGAATGGAAGCCCGAAGCGCCAGCGAGTGGATGGATTCGACCCGCCGATGGGAAATTCACTCGCTGACGCTTCGAGCTTGTATTCGGACCGAGTGGAATGGAAGCCCGAAGCGCCAGCGAGTGGATGGATTCGACC contains:
- the argJ gene encoding bifunctional glutamate N-acetyltransferase/amino-acid acetyltransferase ArgJ → MSESPPIVVPRGFRASAVKAGVKPSGGLDLAFLAADGPCAAAGTFTTNRVCAAPVRWCRENLPADDVRAIVVNAGNANAATGAQGEASVRQTAERAAALLGCEARQVLIASTGVIGHQLPMDRIEAGLVAAAPGLSADPESFRTAAQAILTTDTRTKIVSLQHGEGAGAYSLLGIAKGAAMIGPRMATMLAFLLTDAPVWPNDLQPILSEAVEESFNCVSVEGHTSTNDTVLLLASGAASNDILRGDDLKPFADMVRSACRTLAQEMADDGEGATHFITIDVEGAADRDEARNLARAVADSPLVKTAIHGADPNWGRIVSAAGYAGVPFEETELSLWINGVSVYALGTPTAFDASALSADIRANRDVHLRLLFSRGDASIRFWTCDLTAEYIRLNAEYTT